TATTTTTTAAATCAGATTAAAATTTCAATTCGTTAAAAATTTAATTATTTATCAAAAATTACGTTAACGAATTATTCATTAAATCATTCGATATTTGATTTATTAGATATCTTATAGTTTTTTTTTAAAAACATAAAAGTTAAAAAAATCAACAAACACGAAGTATTTGTTACAATAAAAACAAATTGTTATATTTTGTTAAATAGTTTCAAATTGTTTGGTCGTAATATCAAAGAATAATAAATTTGTAAAAAATTAGAAATAAATAAAGATGCAAGCAAACGATTTACTACACTTAGCAGAACAATTTGGAAGTCCACTTTATGTGTATGATGCAGAGAAAATACAATCCCAGTATAATCGGTTAACGAAGGCATTTTCAAAGGTTGCCAATTTACGCATAAATTACGCCATGAAGGCTTTATCCAATGTTGCCATTCTTCAGCTATTAAGAGATATGGGATCTGGATTAGATACGGTTTCCATTCAAGAAGTACTATTGGGTTTACATGCTGGTTATGCTCCAGAAAAAATATTTTACACACCAAACGGTGTTTCCCTAGAAGAAATAGAAGAAGTACATGCATTAGGTGTACAAATTAATATTGACAACTTATCTATATTGGAGCAATTTGGTGCAAAACACCCACATGTTCCAGTTTGTATACGCATCAATCCACACGTTATGGCAGGTGGAAACGCTAACATTTCAGTAGGACATATCGATAGTAAATTTGGTATTTCTGTACACCAGTTGCCTCATTTGGTACGTATTGTTGAGAATACAAACATGAATATTGTTGGTATCCACATGCATACTGGATCGGACATTTTGGATATTGAAGTATTTTTATATGCAGCTGAAATTTTATTTGATGCAGCAAAAAACTTCAAAAACTTAGAGTTTTTAGATTTCGGAAGCGGATTCAAAGTTCCTTACAAAAAAGATGATATCGCAACTGACATAGATGAATTAGGTAAAAAATTATCTAAAAGATTCAATGCTTTCTGTACAGAATACGGTAAAGATTTGACTTTAATATTTGAACCAGGAAAATTCTTAGTGAGTGAAGCCGGATTCTTTTTAGCTAAAGTAAACGTAGTAAAGCAAACTACTTCTACTGTTTTTGCAGGAATTGATAGTGGATTTAATCACTTGATTCGTCCAATGCTTTATGGTTCTCAGCATTTTATTGAAAACATATCTAATCCAAAAGGAAAAGAGCGTTTTTACTCTGTTGTAGGATACATTTGCGAAACAGATACTTTTGCAACCAACAGAAGAATTTCAGAAATAAAAGAAGGAGATATTTTATCTTTCCGTAACGCTGGAGCTTATTGCTTCTCAATGTCTTCTAATTATAATTCCAGATACAAACCAGCTGAAGTATTATGGATGAATGGTAAAGGATATTTGATCAGAGCACATGAAAAATTTGAAGATTTATTACAAAATCAAATTTCATTGCCAGTAGAAAAGAAAGAAACTGCAACAGTTTAATAACTAAAAATCCCGAAATAACATTCGGGATTTTTTTATGTCAAAAAACTGATTTTGATTACTATTGTAGATAAAAACAAAGAAGTACTATGTTTGTCTTTAGCCCTGATCGAAACGGCATCCTTTTCTTTTTTCCTTTAAAAAAGAAAAGATATAGTGTAGAGCAGGTACAATGTTCCTAAAAATGTCTAATGTTTCTGCTCCAAAATAAAACAATAAAACTAAATTTAAAAAATCAAGGATTAACGAATTTTTCGATACTATTATGTATTGGTTTTATGGTTTTTAAATAAGCATAAATTGCTTTTAAATCATCTTCTTTCATTTTACCATACATCGTCCAGGGCATAACAGTGTTAAAAGTACCTTTTGTTACTTTATTTGGGACGTAAGTGCTGTCTGTGTAGGATTTAAAACGTTTTACAAAATCTGCTTCTGTCCATTTTCCAATACCAGTATTTTTATCCTGTGTTATATTAGCAGATTTAACTATTCCTCCCGTTACCATAGGAAACTCAAAACCACCTGCCAATTCCATGCCTTCAATTGGTTTACCTTTATCCTGTTTAGAATGGCATTCGGAGCATGAAGCTGCATTAAAAAGATAGTCTCCATAAGCAACTGAATTACTTTTAGATGGTATTTTAGAATAATGTGGTGCTTTTGGGATTGTATTAATTATGAAACTCATTGGAAAATCAGCAACCGATTCTGGAACCACATTTTTGATAGATTTTAAGCTTCTTAAATACACAATAATAGAAACCAGATCCTCTTTATCCATTTTACCAAAATTAGGATGCGGCATGACAGGAAATAAAGCCGTACCATTTTTAGTAACACCACTTGTAATTGCCCTTAAGATTTCAGCATCACTCCAATCACCAATTCCGGAAGGAGTAATATTTTTGGAATAAAAACTTCCAGGAAACCCAAATCTTTGATCAAAAACCTCTCCACCTTTACCAAGAGTCCCTTCAACTAATGGTCCTGAAAATTCATTCCAATTTCTAGTTGAGTGGCAATCAATACAAACACAAACATTATTAGCTAAATATTTCCCGCGTTCTAATCTGCTTGTTGTCGACTCAACTTTAAGATATTCTAATTCACCAACATTAGGTAACGCGAATTTTACATACAGCAAGAATGCTACTAAACCAATTACAAGTACCAATAAAATTCTTTTAATAATTCTCTTCATAATTAAAAAATATTTAAATAAAACTATTTCAATTTAACAGTTTTAACTTTAATTATTCAAAAATAACAAAAAAACATATAAAACTAAAAAATCCCATTCGTCTAAACAAATGGGATTTTTTATTACTTCTAAAACAATTTATTTCTTAACAAACAATTCTTCTAAAACTTCAGCTTCTGAACCGTTTGGAGTAGTAATTTTAAGCATTTTAGAAAGAGTCGGAGCAATTTCTGTAATATATTCTTTTTTATTAGATTCACCTTTTGGAACATGCCAACCATAAAAAAGTAACGGCACATTAGTATCATAACTATTAGGAGTTCCGTGAGTAGTTCCTGTCTCTATGCTTTCCAAATATCCCGCACCTTGAAGAACAACAAGATCACCACTTTGTTTAACATCATATCCCTTAAATATAAAATTTAAATAATAATCCTGACCGGTAGCACCCAAAATCTCTTCTTGCGTATATACTCTCTTAATGTAATCTTGTGTCATTAAAAAATCTTTGAAACTTTGTTTTACTTTAGGTAGTTCCAAGCCTTTTTCTTTTATTAGTTCTCTATTTAAGAAAACATTAAAGTTAGAATAATTCGACACTAAATTAACCCCAAATGTATCCGTTGAAAATTTATTAAGGGAATTAAAAATTTCCTTTGAAGGTATGTTTGTTACATTATATTTACGGTCTTTCAAATAAATAGGATTTTCAGCAACAGCATGATCTGCAGTTAAGAAAACCAAATAATTATCTTTACCCACAGTCTTATCCAAATTCTCCAAGAAAGCAGCAATAGTAAGATCCAAACGTAAATAAGTATCTTGAACTTCCATAGATCTTGGACCAAAATTATGCCCTACATAATCAGTTGAAGAAAAACTTACAGCTAAGAAATCGGTAATATTATCTTTTCCCAGTTCTTCTTTATCTATTGCTCTTATGGCTAATTCCGCCAAAAAGTCATTCCCAAATGGAGTTGATTTCAAAACTTCCATTCCACTTTCTTTATAAACTTTACTTAAATCATAAGGAAATACAGGAGGTAATATTTTACCTAAATTACCTTCATAAGGATTATTGTCAGGTAAACTTTCGTTATAAGTTTCAACAGGCTTCAATAAACTCCATCCTTTATCGATATATTTCATGTAATTCTTCTCAGCATTGAATTGAGTAACCCAATCCGGCATTTTATCGCCATAAAAAGTACTCGAAATAAACGCTCCCGATTTAGTACACCAAAAAGCCCAATTAGCAAAATGACCAGCTGGTAAAATAGCACCACGATCTTTAATACTCAAACCAATAACTTTACCCTTAAAGTTTGTTGCCATTCTCAATTCATCGGTAATTGTAGTACTCAAAAGATTTTTCGGAGACATTGCTCCTTCTTTTTCAGCCCCTTCTACTAGTGTTTTAACACCAGCATCATCTGTACAATACATACTTTTTCCAATCGAACGAATGTACCAATCATTTCCAATAATTCCATGTGTAGCAGGAGTAGTACCCGTATAAATGGAAGCATGCCCTGGGGCGGTAAATGTAGGTACATAATTATAATTCATGTTGTTAAAAGTAAACCCATCCTCCATCAACCTCTTAAAACCGTTAGCAGAAAAATCATCCGAAAACCGATATAAATACTCCATTTTCATTTGATCTACAACAATACCAACAACCAATTTTGGTCGTTGTTGTGCCTGACTTTGGATAGCAAAAACACAAACTAAAAGCAAAATAATTTTTCTCATAATATATTTAAATGGTGAACAAAAATACTCTTTATCTTGTAAAAAAACTTAAAAACACAACTAATAAAACAACAAGTTAACCCATTGTTAACCAAAATTTATTAAATACTCAAAACAATCAGGGCGTGACCACAATATAAAAAGGGGCTCCTTTAGATTATCTAGAGATGCCCCTTTTTATATTGCGGTCGGGCTATCCATGCTGCTCCGGCAGCTTATTTCTATCCCTCACGCTCACTCCAATCAAGAAAATTATTTTTACAATCAACTAACATAAAGCAAATTACAAAAGACTACTCAAAATTGACGACATTATAAACTAACACTCGGTCATCATATTTGATATATAACTGTTTCCTGTTTTCTTGATTTTTTCTGGTAATAAACGAAAGTGTACAATCTTCTCCGTTATTATCTTTACAGACAAAAGGATAAATAAGATCTGTTTCACTTTCTTCAGCATGAAGATATTCTACAATTTCAAATAACTGAATTGCTTCCGAATAGATCACAATTCTATTTTTATTGGTATCTAAATTGATTAAAATGTTAACCAATTTTAATTCACTCCAATCACCATATTTGCCATTTGCATCTTTTGCAGCAACACTTAAACCAGTAGTTTTGAATTTATACACTTGACTGAATCCCTGATTTAACCCAAAAAAAAGAAACAGTAATAAAAACGTATTTTTTAACTTAATCATTATCTAAAATTTTGTAGAAAAGCAAATATAGGAATTTTTAAAAATCAAATTGGACAACTTCTTGTTTTGCTTGTTCGAATTCGGCAATCATAGTATCAATTATTTCTTTTACGGGTAATATCTCTTTGATCAAACCAGCAATTTGGCCAATTTCTAATTCTCCTTCCTCTAAATCCCCTTCGAACATGCCTCTTTTAGCTCTGGCTCTTCCCAACAAAGTTGCTAATTCTTCTTTGCCAGGACAGTTACTATATAATTGTTGTACATCTTCGTAAAATTTATTTTTAATTAAACGAACAGGTGCCAACTCTTTTAAAGTCAATTGAGTTCCTCCTTCTTGAAGATCAACGATAGTCTGCTTAAATTTTTCATGTGATGAAGATTCCAACGAAGCAGCAAATCGACTCCCTACTTGTACACCATTAGCGCCAAGAGTCATTGTTGCAAGCATTCCACGTCCAGTTGCAATTCCTCCAGCGGCAATTAACGGAATCGAGATTTTATCTTTTACCATAGGAATCAAAGTAAGTGTCGTAGTTTCCTCTCTTCCATTATGCCCCCCCGCTTCAAAACCTTCAGCAACAACAGCATCTACACCTGCTTCTTGAGCTTTTAAGGCAAAAACAGTACTGCTTACTACATGAACTACCATTATTCCTTTTTCTTTCAAAAAAGAAGTCCAAGTTTTAGGATTTCCTGCTGATGTAAAAACAATCTTAACTTCTTCATCAACAATAATTTTCATTATCTCTTCAATATTGGGATACAACAATGGTACATTTACTCCAAAAGGCTTATCGGTTGCTTTTTTACATTTTTGAATATGTTCTCTCAATATTTCCGGATACATGGAACCTGCTCCAATTAGCCCTAATCCTCCTGCATTACTCACTGCACTAGCTAATTTATAACCGCTGTTCCAAATCATTCCTCCTTGAACGATTGGATATTTAATATTGAAAAGACTTGTAATTTTGTTCATATGTAAAGAGAAAATTATTGTTTGATTAGTTTACCCGAAGATACGTTACCATCCCAATTTATGGTGTAAATATACATTCCAGCTTGTAAATTTTTTAAAGAAATGGAAGGCAGTTCTCTGGTAATTGTTTGTTCTAATATTTTTTGACCAAGAATAGAATAAACTCGAAATATTCCATCATCAAAATTATCAGAAAAAGAAACGGTGCTTAAATTATTAGCAGGATTGGGATATAAAAAAATATCTTTTTTATAAAAATCTTTTACACCTAATCCTCCAGACAAAGCTAAACTAAAATCCGGAATTCCATATCCATATTGATTATTTGGCACAGTATATCTATCTGCCGATTTTATAATTAAATCTTTAATTTCCTGATTGGTTTTATCCGGAAAGGCTTGCCATAAACAGGCTACTAATCCCGCTGTTATTGGGCTAGAAAAAGAAGTTCCGTTTGCTGTTCCAATTACTCCAGATTCATCCGATAAAACAACTGCTTGCCCTTGTGCCATAACATCTGGTTTTATCCTTCCATCAAATGAGGGACCAATCGAACTAAAACTCGTTACCGTTTTTGAGGATTTTACCGCCCCTACTGTAAGCACAGAAATACCATCTGCGGGAGCTCCTATATATGGATTTGAAGTCTCACCTTCATTTCCCGCAGAAACTACTATTATCATTCCTCGAGAAAAAGCAATTTCTGCTCCACGGGTCATAAAAGTAGTTTTACCATCCATCTCTGCATAGGTATGATTATAAGATGTTTTATCAAACTCAAAATATCCTAAAGAGGTATTAATAACATCCACCCCCAAACTATCTGCTTTTTCAGCTGCTTCCACCCAATAGGATTCTTCTACAGGATTTTCACTCGAATCATCTTCAGTTCTAAATAAATAATAGGACGCATCTGGAGCAGTTCCAATAAGTGAGCCTTCTTTATATCCTCCCATGCACGAAAGAACCATAGTACCATGTGAATCTCCTGTATAAAAATCAGCACTTTTATTCACAAAATCATAACCTCCTAAAATTTGATTATTGGCAATAAGCCTTTGAAAAGGCTGAGCTGTATTAACACCTGGAAAACCAGCATCCATAACTGCAATTATTTTTCCAGAACCAGTATAATTTTGTTGGTGTAAATTATCGCCATTAACCATTTGGATTTGGTTCGCCGAACTTCCATAAGCAAAATCAATTTGAGTTTCTAAAACTTTACTAATCGATTTTATTTTAGTCTCAGTAGCAAACCTTGCAGTCGAATTAAGTGTTTTATTAGCAAAATCAACTCTATCAACAATAGATAAGGCTTTCAAAGAATTAATTGACTCCTGTGTACCTCTAACGTATAATGCATTTAGCCATTTAGATTGCGCCATAACAGTAATACCCGAAACAGTTTTAATTTGACTGATAAAACTTTTGTCGATAGGAATATCTTTGGAATCTAAAATAATATTTTGCTTAGTCCTTCTGTCTAAAGCTCTTTGAGAAAGCATTAGCAAAGGATTCTCAAAATAAGATTGAGAATTATTTTTTACTTTAAAATATACCCAAGCATCTTCCTGAGCAAAGCCAGAAAAACAAGAAAAAAACAAAATAAATAATACTATTTTTTTCATGCTAAGCTATCAATTAAAATTTTACTTTATGAAATAACTCCAGAACCAATTAGTTCATCATTCAAATACCAAGCTGCAAATTGTCCTTCGGTAATGGCTGATTGAGGTTCCTCAAATGAAATATACATACCTCTTTCAAATTGATGCAAGATTGCTTTTTGCAAAGGCTGTCTGTATCGAATGCGTACCATTACTTCCATTGTATCACCTTCTGCTAATCTCAAATCTTTACGAACCCAATGTACTTCTGATTTATCAATAAATAATGCTTTCTTGAATAATCCAGGATGCATGCTAGACAAACCCGTATAAATAGTATTAGTTTCAACATCTGTAGCAATAACAAACAATGGATCTGTTGTTCCTCCTACGTTCAATCCTTTTCTTTGACCAACAGTAAAATAATGTGCTCCCTGATGTTTCCCCATTACTTTTCCCATTTTTGGAGTATATGGTAATTTTCTAGAGGCAAAAGACAATCCCTCTTCAACAGATAATTCCTCTTTACTATCATCAGAATATACAGGATCATTTTTATCAATTTGAATAATTGTACCTTCTTTGGGCTGTAATTTTTGTTGCAAAAATTCAGGTAAACGCACTTTTCCAATAAAACATAATCCTTGAGAATCTTTCTTTTCGGCAGTAACCAATTCCATTTCGGCAGCAATTTCTCTTACTTCAGGTTTGGTTAATTCACCAATTGGGAACAACGCTTTAGACAATTGTTCCTGTGATAATTGACATAAAAAATAAGATTGATCTTTATTATTATCTACACCTGCAAGAAGTTGATATACTTTTTCACCATTAACTTCAACTTCACCTTTTCGACAATAATGTCCAGTAGCCACATAATCAGCACCAAGACTTAAAGCGATTTTCATAAAAACGTCAAATTTTATTTCGCGATTACAAAGTACATCAGGATTTGG
The Flavobacterium sp. 5 DNA segment above includes these coding regions:
- the lysA gene encoding diaminopimelate decarboxylase, with amino-acid sequence MQANDLLHLAEQFGSPLYVYDAEKIQSQYNRLTKAFSKVANLRINYAMKALSNVAILQLLRDMGSGLDTVSIQEVLLGLHAGYAPEKIFYTPNGVSLEEIEEVHALGVQINIDNLSILEQFGAKHPHVPVCIRINPHVMAGGNANISVGHIDSKFGISVHQLPHLVRIVENTNMNIVGIHMHTGSDILDIEVFLYAAEILFDAAKNFKNLEFLDFGSGFKVPYKKDDIATDIDELGKKLSKRFNAFCTEYGKDLTLIFEPGKFLVSEAGFFLAKVNVVKQTTSTVFAGIDSGFNHLIRPMLYGSQHFIENISNPKGKERFYSVVGYICETDTFATNRRISEIKEGDILSFRNAGAYCFSMSSNYNSRYKPAEVLWMNGKGYLIRAHEKFEDLLQNQISLPVEKKETATV
- a CDS encoding c-type cytochrome: MKRIIKRILLVLVIGLVAFLLYVKFALPNVGELEYLKVESTTSRLERGKYLANNVCVCIDCHSTRNWNEFSGPLVEGTLGKGGEVFDQRFGFPGSFYSKNITPSGIGDWSDAEILRAITSGVTKNGTALFPVMPHPNFGKMDKEDLVSIIVYLRSLKSIKNVVPESVADFPMSFIINTIPKAPHYSKIPSKSNSVAYGDYLFNAASCSECHSKQDKGKPIEGMELAGGFEFPMVTGGIVKSANITQDKNTGIGKWTEADFVKRFKSYTDSTYVPNKVTKGTFNTVMPWTMYGKMKEDDLKAIYAYLKTIKPIHNSIEKFVNP
- the pafA gene encoding alkaline phosphatase PafA, producing MRKIILLLVCVFAIQSQAQQRPKLVVGIVVDQMKMEYLYRFSDDFSANGFKRLMEDGFTFNNMNYNYVPTFTAPGHASIYTGTTPATHGIIGNDWYIRSIGKSMYCTDDAGVKTLVEGAEKEGAMSPKNLLSTTITDELRMATNFKGKVIGLSIKDRGAILPAGHFANWAFWCTKSGAFISSTFYGDKMPDWVTQFNAEKNYMKYIDKGWSLLKPVETYNESLPDNNPYEGNLGKILPPVFPYDLSKVYKESGMEVLKSTPFGNDFLAELAIRAIDKEELGKDNITDFLAVSFSSTDYVGHNFGPRSMEVQDTYLRLDLTIAAFLENLDKTVGKDNYLVFLTADHAVAENPIYLKDRKYNVTNIPSKEIFNSLNKFSTDTFGVNLVSNYSNFNVFLNRELIKEKGLELPKVKQSFKDFLMTQDYIKRVYTQEEILGATGQDYYLNFIFKGYDVKQSGDLVVLQGAGYLESIETGTTHGTPNSYDTNVPLLFYGWHVPKGESNKKEYITEIAPTLSKMLKITTPNGSEAEVLEELFVKK
- a CDS encoding nitronate monooxygenase family protein, whose amino-acid sequence is MNKITSLFNIKYPIVQGGMIWNSGYKLASAVSNAGGLGLIGAGSMYPEILREHIQKCKKATDKPFGVNVPLLYPNIEEIMKIIVDEEVKIVFTSAGNPKTWTSFLKEKGIMVVHVVSSTVFALKAQEAGVDAVVAEGFEAGGHNGREETTTLTLIPMVKDKISIPLIAAGGIATGRGMLATMTLGANGVQVGSRFAASLESSSHEKFKQTIVDLQEGGTQLTLKELAPVRLIKNKFYEDVQQLYSNCPGKEELATLLGRARAKRGMFEGDLEEGELEIGQIAGLIKEILPVKEIIDTMIAEFEQAKQEVVQFDF
- a CDS encoding S8 family serine peptidase — translated: MKKIVLFILFFSCFSGFAQEDAWVYFKVKNNSQSYFENPLLMLSQRALDRRTKQNIILDSKDIPIDKSFISQIKTVSGITVMAQSKWLNALYVRGTQESINSLKALSIVDRVDFANKTLNSTARFATETKIKSISKVLETQIDFAYGSSANQIQMVNGDNLHQQNYTGSGKIIAVMDAGFPGVNTAQPFQRLIANNQILGGYDFVNKSADFYTGDSHGTMVLSCMGGYKEGSLIGTAPDASYYLFRTEDDSSENPVEESYWVEAAEKADSLGVDVINTSLGYFEFDKTSYNHTYAEMDGKTTFMTRGAEIAFSRGMIIVVSAGNEGETSNPYIGAPADGISVLTVGAVKSSKTVTSFSSIGPSFDGRIKPDVMAQGQAVVLSDESGVIGTANGTSFSSPITAGLVACLWQAFPDKTNQEIKDLIIKSADRYTVPNNQYGYGIPDFSLALSGGLGVKDFYKKDIFLYPNPANNLSTVSFSDNFDDGIFRVYSILGQKILEQTITRELPSISLKNLQAGMYIYTINWDGNVSSGKLIKQ
- the mnmA gene encoding tRNA 2-thiouridine(34) synthase MnmA, which translates into the protein MKRVVVGLSGGVDSSVAAYLLQQQGYEVIGLFMKNWHDDSVTISNECPWLEDSNDALLVAEKLGIPFQTVDLSEQYQEKIVDYMFSEYEKGRTPNPDVLCNREIKFDVFMKIALSLGADYVATGHYCRKGEVEVNGEKVYQLLAGVDNNKDQSYFLCQLSQEQLSKALFPIGELTKPEVREIAAEMELVTAEKKDSQGLCFIGKVRLPEFLQQKLQPKEGTIIQIDKNDPVYSDDSKEELSVEEGLSFASRKLPYTPKMGKVMGKHQGAHYFTVGQRKGLNVGGTTDPLFVIATDVETNTIYTGLSSMHPGLFKKALFIDKSEVHWVRKDLRLAEGDTMEVMVRIRYRQPLQKAILHQFERGMYISFEEPQSAITEGQFAAWYLNDELIGSGVIS